A DNA window from Impatiens glandulifera chromosome 7, dImpGla2.1, whole genome shotgun sequence contains the following coding sequences:
- the LOC124945086 gene encoding protein NLP6-like: MPEFEDENRTYSPKLMLTGTSPPLPPKDSPMDLDLDGPWSFDQIFTSNSMSPFFFSTSEQPYSPLWTFSDDKPLENFSSTLAADLLIENEAVTGERRKQSAPILGLIPVDYPDASCLLKERMTQALRHFKDSTEQHVLAQVWAPVKNGSRYVLTTSEQPFVLDPNSTGLYKYRTVSLMYSFSVDGESDGVLGLPGRVFLRRMPEWTPNVQYYSSKEYPRLNHAQHYDVRGTLALPVFEPSGHMCIGVLELIMTSQKTNYAHEVDKVCKALEAVNLKSSEILDYPETQICNEGRQNALAEILEILTVVCEINNLPLAQTWVPCMHRSILADGGGLKKSCRSFDGSCIGRVCMSTTDAAFYVVDAHMWGFREACAEHHLQKGQGVVGRAFSSHNSCFCEDITQFRKTEYPLVHYARMFGLTSSFAICLRSTHTGNDEYILEFFLPLQMKDARDQQKLLDSLLITMKQHFQSLQVASGEELEEAGKCIEIITAPFGEKDDPEPESNFQKKKEPVILQLTEQQLCTVKANGGIQTAAVDSPENKVVPTKKSERKRGKAEKSISLDVLQQYFAGSLKDAAKSLGVCPTTMKRICRQHGISRWPSRKINKVNRSLSKLKHVIESVQGADATFTINSIATTNPIPISVGSLSWPNQPKPTEVIPPEAADDSSLSKSGSGSRDESAGTPTSHGSCQGGNPQNANIQQLIINTEQEEQQQPTRKIDLSAAFLVPESLFANEPFGAMLIEDAGSSHNLGNLLTGGGQLQTGLEYLVNTNRFFPSSNSPPEGTTVTIKASYKEDIIRFRFQSGSGIVKLREEIGKRLKLEVGTFDVKYFDDDQEWVLIACDTDLQECLDVTFSGSNIIRLLIQEITVNLGSSCESSE; encoded by the exons ATGCCCGAATTCGAAGATGAGAATCGCACATATTCTCCCAAACTGATGCTGACTGGTACTTCACCGCCTCTTCCACCGAAGGACTCGCCGATGGATCTCGATCTCGACGGTCCTTGGTCCTTTGATCAGATCTTCACCTCGAATTCAATGTCtcctttcttcttctccacTTCCGAACAACCTTACTCGCCTCTCTGGACGTTTTCCGATGATAAACCTCTGGAAAACTTCTCGTCAACGCTCGCCGCAG ATTTGCTGATTGAAAACGAAGCTGTAACTGGCGAGAGAAGAAAACAATCGGCGCCAATTCTAGGATTGATACCGGTAGATTATCCAGATGCGTCTTGTCTGCTAAAGGAGAGAATGACACAAGCACTTAGACATTTCAAGGATTCAACTGAACAACACGTACTCGCACAGGTCTGGGCACCTGTTAAGAATGGAAGTCGCTATGTACTAACAACATCAGAGCAACCGTTCGTTCTCGATCCAAATAGTACTGGACTGTATAAATATAGGACTGTCTCTTTGATGTACTCGTTTTCTGTAGATGGTGAGAGCGATGGAGTTCTTGGACTTCCTGGTCGTGTTTTCCTTCGTAGGATGCCAGAATGGACTCCAAACGTGCAATACTATTCGAGCAAAGAGTATCCAAGGCTTAATCATGCTCAACATTACGATGTTCGTGGAACTTTAGCTCTGCCAGTGTTTGAACCTTCAGGTCATATGTGTATTGGAGTTCTTGAACTCATAATGACTTCTCAGAAGACCAATTACGCTCATGAGGTTGATAAAGTCTGTAAAGCTCTTGAG GCAGTGAACTTGAAAAGTTCTGAGATCCTGGATTATCCAGAAACACAGATTTGCAATGAAGGTCGCCAAAACGCATTGGCTGAAATCTTAGAGATATTGACTGTTGTTTGTGAGATAAACAATTTACCACTAGCTCAGACATGGGTACCATGTATGCACAGAAGTATTCTTGCTGATGGAGGCGGTTTGAAGAAGAGCTGTCGAAGTTTCGATGGCAGTTGCATTGGAAGAGTCTGTATGTCAACAACTGATGCAGCTTTCTACGTTGTAGATGCTCATATGTGGGGTTTCAGAGAGGCTTGCGCTGAACATCACTTGCAAAAAGGTCAAGGGGTTGTTGGACGAGCATTCTCCTCCCATAATTCGTGTTTCTGCGAGGATATTACCCAATTTCGCAAAACCGAATACCCTTTGGTTCATTATGCGAGAATGTTCGGGTTAACTAGCTCGTTTGCAATCTGCTTGAGGAGTACTCATACTGGAAACGATGAGTATATTCTTGAGTTCTTTTTGCCACTCCAGATGAAAGATGCCAGAGACCAACAGAAGTTGTTGGATTCTTTATTGATAACCATGAAACAACATTTTCAGAGTCTTCAAGTTGCCTCTGGTGAAGAACTTGAAGAAGCTGGAAAATGCATTGAAATTATTACAGCCCCTTTTGGTGAAAAAGACGATCCTGAACCAGAatctaattttcaaaaaaagaagGAACCAGTTATTCTACAGTTAACTGAGCAACAGTTATGTACTGTTAAAGCCAATGGAGGTATCCAAACCGCGGCCGTGGACTCGCCAGAGAATAAAGTTGTCCCGACCAAAAAATCAGAGAGGAAACGCGGAAAAGCAGAGAAATCCATTAGCTTAGACGTCCTGCAACAATATTTTGCCGGAAGTCTCAAAGATGCCGCGAAGAGTCTAGGCg TATGTCCAACAACAATGAAGCGAATATGCAGGCAACACGGAATCTCAAGATGGCCATCTCGAAAGATCAACAAAGTTAACCGTTCCCTTTCAAAGCTGAAACACGTAATCGAATCAGTTCAAGGTGCAGACGCCACCTTCACTATAAATTCAATCGCAACAACAAATCCAATTCCAATCTCTGTCGGCTCCCTCTCGTGGCCCAATCAGCCCAAACCCACAGAAGTCATCCCTCCTGAAGCAGCAGACGACTCGAGCCTATCCAAGTCAGGAAGTGGATCAAGAGACGAAAGCGCAGGAACCCCAACTTCTCACGGCTCATGCCAAGGTGGAAACCCTCAAAACGCAAACATccaacaattaataataaacacGGAACAAGAAGAACAACAACAGCCCACAAGAAAGATCGATCTCTCAGCTGCCTTCTTGGTCCCAGAATCTCTATTCGCAAATGAACCATTTGGAGCAATGTTGATCGAGGATGCAGGAAGTTCACATAATTTAGGAAATCTTTTAACTGGTGGTGGCCAATTACAAACTGGTCTCGAGTACTTAGTTAATACAAACAGGTTCTTTCCGTCGAGCAATTCACCTCCAGAAGGAACGACAGTCACCATTAAGGCTTCATATAAAGAAGATATAATAAGGTTTCGGTTTCAGTCAGGTTCGGGTATTGTAAAATTGAGAGAAGAAATAGGTAAAAGGTTGAAGCTGGAAGTTGGTACTTTCGACGTGAAGTATTTTGACGACGATCAGGAGTGGGTACTGATCGCCTGTGACACCGATCTACAAGAATGTCTGGACGTGACATTTTCAGGTAGTAATATAATAAGgctgttgattcaagaaattaCAGTTAACCTCGGGAGCTCTTGCGAAAGCTCGGAATGA